TAATCGTCTTATTTTCATTCCTTGCTCCAAAATAGCGTGTGTTCCGCAACTCATTTGAGCCATCAAAGCAGGGCTTATTCCATCAATATCGTAAACTCTGTTTTGTTGGTATGGTTGGCATCCGTTGCTTTCGGTGCTTTGGTTTAGTTGCATTACCAAATTATCCTTTTGAACACTTGTAAGGCAATTTGTTTTACCGTCATATCGTGGCTCAAGCATTTGTTCGGTGTTCAATCCACTTTCACGGCTCTTTGGATTTTCGGGGTTTCGCTCTCTACTTGCCACAATTAAAGTGGTGCTATTATCAATACTAAACTTTGCACTTTGGTTTCCACAGGTTACTGTTCCGCTTTTGTCAGGGTTTATTTTTGGGTTTATTCCAATATCGCTTTTTCTTATTGCAGTTGCAATAGCTTTATCAGATAAGTAGTATTTATCCATTATATCACTTTCCAAAATATCACGAAGCAAAATCCCTTTATCTTTCGGTTGTGGTATCATACATTGCATATCGCCAAATAATCCGTAAGGCTCGTTTGCAATGTTTGTCCAGTAAAGCCTTACCCTGTTTTGTGCTGATAGCAAAGCAGAGTTAATTTCAATCGGTGCAACTCCCATATACTTTGAAATGATTATTTCAAATTCCTTTTTCATCTTCACGTTTTCCAACATAAAGTAAGTAGGGTTGCACTCGTTTTTAAGTCGCACAAATTCAAAGAATAGTTTGCTTCGTGGGTCATCAAAGGCAAGTTGCTTTCCTGCAAATGAAAAACCCTGACAAGGCGAACCACCTATAAGCAAATCAATCTTTGGCAAGTCTTTGGCAAATACTTTGGTTACATCACCAAGCTGTATTGTGTTCGGGAAATTGTGTTGCGTTACCTGAATGGCGTGTTTGTCTATTTCGGCTGCATAGTATTGTTTCACTTTTATTCCAAGTTTCTGCAATGCTATTTGTCCGCAACTCATTCCATCAAACATCGATAACACAGTAATTCCTTCGGCTTCTGAAAAGCCGTTTTTGCCATCGCTCAAAAAATTATTAAAACTACTATTGTGCATAATTGAAAGTTATTGCTACTAAACCGCACCAGCCTGTAACACGGGTTTTACGCCAGTGGCGGTGCAGTGGTAAATTAAACATTTGTGCTTCTATCATCATTAGTGTTTATTTGAAAGTTTGTGCCTTGAAACGCCACCGAGCGTAAAGCCCGAAAACGTTAGCGGTAATTCTAAAAAAACGAGATACATTGAAAATTAAACTTATATAATTTTATAACTTTGGAAAAAAGAACATAATAAAATGACAATTGAAGAGTTTAAAACAAAATTTAAAGAAATTAAAAATAAAGGTTTTATTCCGACAACCCGTAAAGGACCAACAGGAATTGGGCATACTTTGGAAACTCATTTGGGCATTTTTGAAAATAATGATGCACACCCCGATATAGAAGGGGCTGAACTAAAAGCTCATAGAACAAAAGGAAATAGCTTAATAACACTATTTACGTTTAATAATAAAGTTTGGAAGATGCCACCTCTTGAAGCTGTTAAAAAATATGGCAGTTTGGATAAAGACGGGAGACAAGGTTTATATTACACAATGTCGCTTAAACCAAATAGCGCTGGACTTTTTCTGGATGTTCAAAAAACCGAAATTTCAGTAAGACATATTTCAGGCGAAGTAATTGCTACTTGGCAATTACAAACATTAGCTGATAGATTTATGCAAAAAATGCCAGCTTTACTTTTTGTTTCTGCATTTACTGAGGAACGTGATGGTATTGAATATTTCCATTTTTATAGAGCACAACTTATGAAAGGAACTTCTCCTGAATTATTGGCGGACCAATTTAGAGAAGAAAATATTCTTGTTGATTTAAGACTTCACGACAAAGGGACGATGGCACGCAATCACGGAACAGGATTTAGAACATATGAAGATAAATTACCTTTACTTTTTCAAAGCATAATTGACCTATGAAATATAAAGTAGTAAGAAATGAAAAGTATGATTTTATTGGACAATCATACTCAACAAGTTATCCCAACATACATAAGTATCCAGCAACAATGATACCTCAAATTGGGATTGAATTATTTAAAGAATTTGAAATAAAACGAGGGAAACTTCTTGACCCCTACTGTGGTTCAGGTTCTTCCTTTACTGTAGGGCTTGATAGAGGGTTAACAGAAATGTATGGCTTTGATATTAACCCCCTCGCAGTTTTAATTTCAAGAGCTAAATTTACTAAAGTTGACATAGAGAAAGCTAAAGACATTAGACAGCGTCTTAGGAACAGAGTATATGAATTTGTAAAAATTGAAGATAACCTAAAAAAAATTGATATACCTCAACATTATAACATTGATTTTTGGTTTTCAAAAGTTGTTTTGCAAAACTTATCTGTTTTAAAACATTTCATTGATAAAATCCAAGTTGACATTAGAAGATTATTTTTGGTTCCTCTTTCGGAAACAATTAGAGAATGTTCCTATACAAGAAATCACGAATTTAAACTATACCGCATAAAACCTGAAGAATTACTGCAATTCAATCCTGATGTTTTTGGTGTTTATTTTGACAAACTCAATAAAGTAATTGATATTTATGAGAAATACTATTTACCAAAATTAAATGGTGCTAAAATTGATATTAGTTACAGCAAATTC
This Cecembia calidifontis DNA region includes the following protein-coding sequences:
- the dcm gene encoding DNA (cytosine-5-)-methyltransferase: MHNSSFNNFLSDGKNGFSEAEGITVLSMFDGMSCGQIALQKLGIKVKQYYAAEIDKHAIQVTQHNFPNTIQLGDVTKVFAKDLPKIDLLIGGSPCQGFSFAGKQLAFDDPRSKLFFEFVRLKNECNPTYFMLENVKMKKEFEIIISKYMGVAPIEINSALLSAQNRVRLYWTNIANEPYGLFGDMQCMIPQPKDKGILLRDILESDIMDKYYLSDKAIATAIRKSDIGINPKINPDKSGTVTCGNQSAKFSIDNSTTLIVASRERNPENPKSRESGLNTEQMLEPRYDGKTNCLTSVQKDNLVMQLNQSTESNGCQPYQQNRVYDIDGISPALMAQMSCGTHAILEQGMKIRRLTPTECERLQTVPDGYTSIVSDTQRYRMLGNGWTVDVIAHIFSFMALQKPKSEGKKIIKRDYDTNCVSWFHYLRS
- a CDS encoding MvaI/BcnI family restriction endonuclease, which gives rise to MTIEEFKTKFKEIKNKGFIPTTRKGPTGIGHTLETHLGIFENNDAHPDIEGAELKAHRTKGNSLITLFTFNNKVWKMPPLEAVKKYGSLDKDGRQGLYYTMSLKPNSAGLFLDVQKTEISVRHISGEVIATWQLQTLADRFMQKMPALLFVSAFTEERDGIEYFHFYRAQLMKGTSPELLADQFREENILVDLRLHDKGTMARNHGTGFRTYEDKLPLLFQSIIDL
- a CDS encoding modification methylase encodes the protein MKYKVVRNEKYDFIGQSYSTSYPNIHKYPATMIPQIGIELFKEFEIKRGKLLDPYCGSGSSFTVGLDRGLTEMYGFDINPLAVLISRAKFTKVDIEKAKDIRQRLRNRVYEFVKIEDNLKKIDIPQHYNIDFWFSKVVLQNLSVLKHFIDKIQVDIRRLFLVPLSETIRECSYTRNHEFKLYRIKPEELLQFNPDVFGVYFDKLNKVIDIYEKYYLPKLNGAKIDISYSKFPKKDNEFDIVLTSPPYGDSFTTVAYGQFSMFSNQWFGIKYARQIDNMLMGGSPVKEIYPNSIITDFINEISKKSTRRALEVSSFYFDLDKSIKDVANSVKKEGKIIYIVGNRTVKDIQLPTDQFIAERFENYGFRHIITYERLLGNKAMPLQNSPSNKVGQRKGTMTKEYIVVCEK